The following nucleotide sequence is from Solea senegalensis isolate Sse05_10M linkage group LG19, IFAPA_SoseM_1, whole genome shotgun sequence.
CaatgactgttgttttttgttttaaattgtattgtCTCCCATTCATTCGTGGTCATCATTCTGTACTTTCTGAGAAGTCCCTTGAACAAGAATTGGTGGCAAAAGATATCCTCTGAAGTAACCCGAAGAAATCTGGTGACTAATGATGGGATACAGGGAAGTCTGAATCTCCATTACTCGCAAATAACCTCATTTACAAGAAACTCAGGCATAGGTCATAAGATCATAAGAAGGACATCTCCAAGAAAAGCAAGTCCAAGAGTGGACTGCTAGATACAGAGTGAATCATCTGTGGAAAGGCTATATATTCATGCAGTCATTTATTCTTTCAtcttctaccgttttatcctccacgcGGGTTGCGGGGGACGCTGACATAGGGATAAAACTGGGGCAGGTCaccagggccacatagagacaaggCTATATATTAAATTTGAGTAATGAggtcttgtctgtgtttgtgtttgtgcctgtatttatatctttgtgaggtccaaaaaaatggacattttgATCTTGTGGGGACATTCTGTCCAATTTTATAAcgtttttcagggttaagacctggtttaagggttaagtttaggcacttagttgtgatgttaaGGTAAGGTACTCAGGGATGCATGATGTTAATGCTGTGTCCTCGCTAAGCTATAAAgacaagtttgtttgtgttagtgtaTGTGTTTAAAGAACACAAAAATCCCAGTGGTGCCGGATTCTAGAGAAATCAGCTGTCTCTAAACGGCGCACTTCACCTTTCATTTCTCAAAATAGTCAGGGATGCCCTTCAGAACTCACGGCGCTGAAGAACACTTAACTCTCTCATCTCAGTTTCTAGGTAAAGCTTCAAAATGTGATGGTTGAAGatgcctgtaaaaaaaaaagaaagatattgTAATCATTGCATCACTGACTCATACTCCACTGTCACCTTCTTCCTCAAGATAATTATATCCTCAAACTAGTCAGACTTTACTTGAATCGGGCTCTAAGTATTATACTCAGTATGACTCAGCATGTATGTCAGCTACATTTGGCaagagaatgaagaaaaaaaatccccaagAAAAAGATCAGAAGCCTGATGGTAAGGTTTGGTTAGAGCATCGGTGTGAGGGAAGGATTAGTGGCCAGTTCAGATTATAACCTCAGATTAGGAACAAGGAAAAAGTGACCCATAGTCTCATAATTATGTcatcaaacttcaaaatgattCAGCCTTCTATATTTACACCTGTCTTCTGATAGTTTtagtttgaattttttttactgatgctAATGCATCTtttaattactaaataaataactggAAGATTTAGAGTGAACCTTATTTGTTTGCTTAGTGGAGTTGTATGTTATTGGTTTAATCTGTACAAattaacaaatgtaaataaaaaagagttCAACCTGTTCAATAAAAGGCTGTGCTGTAGCGTCCTGCACTGTACCAATTTAATGTTGTCTGAACTGGATAAACCTGATTTTAGGCGGCACCTTTGACCCAAAACAATAGAGACAACTTGATTCAAAGGTTTAATTTCAAACCATTTCTTGTTACTGTACACCCTGAGGCATCACACTACCGTGTAGCCTGCTTCTGCCCTCCACATTAGCACATTCAGAAATGTGTCATCCTTTGGTACGGTGGGGGGAGGGCACGCTCAGAGGCCCCTGTACACGTGCCCCTGTTAGGGATTACATGTGATAGATGAGCGTATTTTGCTGTTAAACACACTCCTGCATCTCGCGGGCTTATTGTTACCCACCCATTCAAGCTTTTCTTACACAATTGAGAAGCTCCAACTGTGAAATAGcagcctgtcatttttaaaacacttccATTGTACGTGTATGACTCATACACGTACAATGGAAGGTCAGATGTCACCATGCCGAGAACAGAAAGCTGATATTTCAGCCTTTTGTATAATAAACAGTGACAGCACTGAACTTCCTCTTCAAGTACTGCCTCTCTTTTTATACATCCTATGttgtcacatttacatttaatcgCCCGCATTACTTGAAACCCACTGCGCTTATTTAAATGAGTGTAATTTACGTACATCATGCATTATTCATAACTCTAGCTATAGATGTGATCTGTGACTGTAACCCTGACCTCGATCTCAAATGTTTCTGTCTAACCACCAactcatagaaaaaaaaaatttcccACTTCCTCGGTAGGAAATTTTAATCTCTACTGGGTTCTCCTTTAGATAATgcactactacacacacacacacacacacacacgcgcgcactcacacagaaacaatCACATGCCTCATTATGTGTCACCTCTGGGCCTGTTTctggtaagtgtgtgtgtgtttctaagtGTAAAACTCCATTTACAACCAAAGAAAAGCCACCCACCTGCCACTTCACCCTCCAGAGATGAATCACTGTGGTGAAAATACTGTACTTCTACTTTATAAcgcttcctgtctgtctgtctgtctgtctgtctgtcttttttgtctgtgacaTGGTGTGTACCGAGTGAAGGTGTGCGTCCGTCTCAGCCTCCTGCTCCACCCTGCTCCACCCTCCACGTTATGAAAAACAGAAGTGCAAATCCAACCAGGtcactttaaatatattttatttcaaataaagtggtggaaaacaataataataaaaaaaatattatcaaTGAATCTGTAACGACAAACATGTTATCTGCCTGGCAGAGACTTTTTGAACGCGAGGTGAGACCCACCTCGACATACAGTACAATAACGCCAGACCTCAGAATTCAGAACAATATCACAGTGGTTCCTGAGCCATCAGTGCTGGCAAACATTCATGTGGGATGTAAACTTCCGACAACATTAGAGTATTTATAATCTGCTACAAAAATAAATCCTGCTGGTACCACGGCCGGTGACAGATTCAACCATGATCTCCAAAAGGCCCCCACGCGCCTTAAAGTCCTCTCTTTTACTCTTAATGTCCTCCCACAATCCACTTTTAAATATGTAGGTGGCCACAAATGTGCAAAAGTTTTAACTCTATTGCTTACTAGATTTTCACTTAATGCAACTTTTTCCAACTGTTTGTGCCTGCTCACGATCAAACGGCGACGTGTCCATGTGCAAGAGGAATCTCTCGAGGTAATGTCAGGTGAAATTTCCGGTATGGACCCCGTCCGGCCGAAGACCGCCTCTGCTCGTCTGTGGAAgtgtgacattttgcagctttcCAGCGCAGAACACGGAGCTGATTTATTATGTAGCCACGCGACTGCAGTCTTAACCTGCGTCACATCATGGACAGGTTTAAGCCACGGCTCCAGTGAACTGGGACTTCTTGAAATAAGAAACAGGACTGTCAGAACTTTACACGGCAAGCCGATCATAGTTTGTACGGGAAGTCCGAGAGGAAGTCGTGGACGACGTGCGTGACCGGCAGCTCTGAAACCTTGCTTCCACCACTGCACAGCTCCATGATGCGCTTCCTGCACAGTTCCTGCAACGTTGGCTTCCATTTCCTGTATGGGACACTAAGGCTCTTTTTGGGGGAGTTGATGTAATGCTCCAGCAGGGCGAAGAGCGTCGGGAAGGAGCGCGCGTTGCCTGCCAATGAGAACTTTTGCTGCTTATAGTCGATGCGCACGCTGACCGGCCCGCTCTTGGCGTGGTAGGACAGAGTGAAGAAGACGTCCTTCTGCCGACTGTCGCGGATGAGGAAGCTGCCCAGAGGTGCGTCACGCAGCATGCGGTGGGCATCCTCTACTCCCAGAGGGCCCCAGTAGAAGCCACTGCGCTCGAGCTTAGCAGCGGTGTCTGTGATGATTTTGCAGTCCTCCTTGCAAGTGAAGGTGGGGAAGTGAGTCCGATACACAGACGGGACGGACACTAGTCTCGGACCCGGCTCTGGAGAAGCCTGAGGCGGAAGCGGCTCGGTCTCTGCGCGGAGCGACGACAGTGACGACGACGAAGAcaaggacgaggaggaggagaaggaggaggaggaggatgacgctgatgaagaggatgatgctgatgatgatgagccgGACAAGGGTGTCTTGTCATGACCTTCCACTGTGCTGTCGGCTACCATCCTACAGGGGAGAGTGGCCCCAAACCCTCTCCCATCTCTGACCACCACACTGTCATCCTGAGAGACACCAAGAGGAAGACAGAAGGATTATCATCCAGAATACAGTCGTCATTCAACAGGTGCCATTACTCATGTCATTTCCATGGAAAATCAAAGACAGTGGAAGTAAATGGTCTTTCACTTTTGTAAtctgagtgtgtgcatgtgtgtctgttccAGTGAACAGTACTTATGCAGTTATGAATGGAATGAATACCACATGTCAGTCACAGCATAATTACTTtatgtctacacacacacgcacacacacgacctAACAGCTGTATTTTTCTCAATGACTTGTGCAACAATAACTGAACAGCCAGGTTCTAATCAAACTTTTAGAAGCTCTTTTGACCCGAGTAGAATAAAAACTAATTccttgaataaataataaatatattaaatgtctatatatacacatatatttttttttaacgataGAAACAGTTGCACCAAAGTGCACATAAACCCTGCAAAGATGAATGAGGCAATGATGATTGTTCATAAAATGGttttaaatctgctttaaaTTCATTCCCAAAAACACCTGGTAATGATTAATAGGCgatgacgtgtgtgtgcgtgtgtttgttttggggggttttccCCCCTCATGGTCAGTCATGTAAACCACATTCAAACGCAATTGAAATTTGATATCGGTGATTACAGATCAGTTCTTTTCACGTGTCCGTCATTGACACTTGAATTTCTGATGACATTAAACCAGGGGATTATATGAACACCTCACCCTTTATTAACCacgtccctctctctctgcactggGCCTTGAAACAACAGCAACGAATGCACTAACAATTTTGACCTGCAAGCAAAACTGCATATGCATCATTCATCAaccattttggaaaaaaatcaaaaaagaaatcttaCCGTTTTGTTGCAACAACAGCGGCGCTTTTTAAAGATCCGTTCGTGTGTATTAACTCCACAGCGCCAAACTCGGTGTGTCCGTGCAGCGCAGAGATAATCCGCAGTGTCGCGGGTCACGTTTGACCGTCCGGAGGACACGTTACACCCGCTGGCTATGATTTACAGTCCGTCTCCGAGGCTGTGCGAACATGCTGTGaccgtgtgtgagagagagtgagtgctggATGAAAGGTAAACACTTGGGTTTTAAAGGAGagcacacaggaggaggagcgggaggaggaggaggaggagcgtcGCGGTGCAGGCTTCTTCCTCGAACGGCACAGACGGGCAGTTTCTCTTAAACGGAACCGAAAGTGAAACTCTGAGCTTCAGATCGTCCCGTGCGCTTTTTCACTTCTTTTGAACTCCTATTATTAGGAGAATTTCAAGAAAGCCACAAAGCCACATGACTGCGGGACGTTTTACAGAAACACAGGTGACAGATTCGACTCTTGGAGGCGTTTATTAACGACTTATTTTATCGTGCTTACGTTTATTGTCGCGAAGCCCTGAAAGGTAATAATAAAGCATTCTCACCTTATCGTTTTATCTCAGCTTTCTATTCTAAATATTTACGCACATGAACATGCGTCAATCAAAGCAAAAGAGAACAGACTGTGCCCGGTATGTTGTGGGATGACCTTTATCACATCAGAAGACACTTTATCAGATTGACATATCAAAGTTAAAGGTCCTTATTTGACGTCTCTGTCAGTTTATAAAGTAGatggagcttttttttcttttttttttccagattgattcattaaaataataatctgataCTATACAGACCTTTACACAATAGTTACAGTGGAATCTCTTTCAGCCCCCTGTTGATTTCTGAGTATCTACCAAAAGAGAATGTGTTACCCGGTGCATGGCCTAGTTTTCTCTCCCCCTTGATCTTCTACCTActctcacacagaaacagagaagagaaagaaaaaaactttgatAACGCCTGTCCCACacgagaggattttcaaatctgacttgttTTTAGAACATGGGGAGCCCACAGACACAATGAACTTTGTACCAAATTCTTagatttaaacttaaaaattcctcccacagtccaaaaacatgcagatttgggggattaggtaaattggacactctaaactgactgtaagtgtgagagtgggtgttttttttgtctctatgcgatggactggcgacctgtatgtaggatgtaccccgcctttcaccctatgtgtGTGGATGAAGTACGCAACGTCCCTTTCCCAGTCATCATCAAACAACTTCAGTACTTACGATCTGAAATCGCGAAGAGTCTGATGCGTCCGATGGCGTCAAAATCTCATCCATTAACTCCTCCCACTACAGGGTAATTTGGCCGGATAATCTGTTCCTATCGGCCTAAAATCAGAAGCACACACGATTGTCGGAAGGGCCGACAG
It contains:
- the socs1a gene encoding suppressor of cytokine signaling 1a — protein: MVADSTVEGHDKTPLSGSSSSASSSSSASSSSSSFSSSSSLSSSSSLSSLRAETEPLPPQASPEPGPRLVSVPSVYRTHFPTFTCKEDCKIITDTAAKLERSGFYWGPLGVEDAHRMLRDAPLGSFLIRDSRQKDVFFTLSYHAKSGPVSVRIDYKQQKFSLAGNARSFPTLFALLEHYINSPKKSLSVPYRKWKPTLQELCRKRIMELCSGGSKVSELPVTHVVHDFLSDFPYKL